Genomic DNA from candidate division KSB1 bacterium:
AATCCGTGACCGTCTCACGCAGCCGGTACTCCATGAAGTAGACATAGGCGTGTTCCAGGTTGGGCTCCACCGGCTCGGCCGCGTAGGAATCCAGTTCTTCCGCGACAACCTCCACTTCCCAACCACGCTCGGACGGGATGGTCACAATGACGGGGTAGCGAAGCTTGATGTCCTCGAGCTCGCGATCGGACACCTCGAGGCGCCAGGCGTGGCCGCGCGCAAGCTCGACGAGCTTTTCGGGCGCTCCCTTGAAGACGACTTCTCCGCGGTGCAGGAGGGCCATGTCGGAGCAGGTACTGGAGATGTCCCCGACGATGTGGGTGGACAGGATGATGATCACGTCGCCGCCGGCGATGTCGGCGAGAAGATTGCGGAAGCGGATCCGCTCCTCGGGGTCGAGTCCGGTGGTCGGCTCATCCACAATGATGACCTTGGGACTTCCGATGAGGGCCTGGGCGATACCCAAGCGCCGCTTCATTCCGCCCGAGAGACGATTGCAGAAGCGGTCGCGGGCGTCGTAGAGGCCCACTTTCTCGAGCATCTCGTCCACGGCCTCTCTACGCTTCCTCGAATCCGTGAGTCCCGATAGGCTGGCCACGTAATCGAGGAACTCCCAGGTTCGAAGATTGGGAAAGGTGTGGAACTCTTGCGGGAGATAACCGGTCATGGCGCGGATCTCACGGCGGTTCCTGCGCAGGTTCAGGCCGTTGAACCAGACCTCGCCCGCTGTGGGCTCGATCAGGGTTGCGAGGATGCGCATCAACGTCGTCTTCCCCGCGCCATTGGGGCCCAGAAGCCCGAACATGCCGCTGCCGATCTCCAGGCAGACGTCGTTTAGCGCCCGCTTCCCCTTCTCATAAATCTTGGTGAGATGCTCGATTCGGATGCGCATACCTCCAACATCCCGCTCTGGGGCAAGGCTCGGGGGCGCACGCCAGGCCCGCTCCCCGAGCTCGATCCTCATCCCTTGGTTCCGAGGTTCGACGGCGCAGGCGAGGAAGACCGACCCCAGGCAATTCAGTCTCGCCTTCCTCCTCGCGGGGTACAGCTACCGCTGGCTAGGCGCTCCGGGCCTCCGGCCACGACGTTGACGGAATTCCTCCTGCATCTTCCGGTACTTCTCCACCTGTTCGGGAGTCAGGACCTTTTCGATCTCCTTGTCGGTCTTCTCCCGCCGCGCACGGAACTGTTCCATGGCCTGCTGGCGTTCCTCCGGGCTCATGTCGCGAAAGCGCTCCCGATCCATGCCGCTGAACTGGGCGGCCTCTTGCTCC
This window encodes:
- a CDS encoding ABC transporter ATP-binding protein; the protein is MRIRIEHLTKIYEKGKRALNDVCLEIGSGMFGLLGPNGAGKTTLMRILATLIEPTAGEVWFNGLNLRRNRREIRAMTGYLPQEFHTFPNLRTWEFLDYVASLSGLTDSRKRREAVDEMLEKVGLYDARDRFCNRLSGGMKRRLGIAQALIGSPKVIIVDEPTTGLDPEERIRFRNLLADIAGGDVIIILSTHIVGDISSTCSDMALLHRGEVVFKGAPEKLVELARGHAWRLEVSDRELEDIKLRYPVIVTIPSERGWEVEVVAEELDSYAAEPVEPNLEHAYVYFMEYRLRETVTD
- a CDS encoding Spy/CpxP family protein refolding chaperone yields the protein MRLARFALAAALVAGICAASLAQGQQQQAEKKVQLNERARQMVERRLQRMDEVLNLTPEQEKKIREILEQEAAQFSGMDRERFRDMSPEERQQAMEQFRARREKTDKEIEKVLTPEQVEKYRKMQEEFRQRRGRRPGAPSQR